One Prinia subflava isolate CZ2003 ecotype Zambia chromosome 8, Cam_Psub_1.2, whole genome shotgun sequence DNA window includes the following coding sequences:
- the HNRNPM gene encoding heterogeneous nuclear ribonucleoprotein M isoform X2 — protein sequence MEESMKKAAEVLNKHSLGGRPLKVKEDPDGEHARRAMQKVMAAGGMGIGPGPGMINIPPSILNNPNIPNEIIHALQAGRLGSTVFVANLDYKVGWKKLKEVFSMAGVVVRADILEDKDGKSRGIGTVTFEQAIEAVQAISMFNGQLLFDRPMHVKMDERAFPKGDFFPPERPQQLPRMGMEGMGFGMNKMGGMEGPFGGMENIGRFPAGMNMGRMSEMDRAMGGGFEREFGRNEMGMSRSFGETLERGIGGGNASIPGMERMAPGMERMGAGIERLPAGMGHGMERVGSEIDRMGLVLDRMGSNVERMGAGMERMAPPLGIDHLAPGLERMGPGMERMGAGLERMGSGLGFGMERVGAAMERVGGAMDRMGVERVGVERMGMGLERMVPAGMGAGMGQVMERMPPAGLERIGGPPMDRLGIERMGAAPMDRMGLERIGAANMERMGPPMGQGMGAGMERMGLPMGSNFERPMDMERGNFAGNFAGSLGGAGGPAPGVARKACQIFVRNLPFDFTWKMLKDKFNECGHVLYADIKMENGKSKGCGVVRFESPEVAERACRMMNGLQLRGREIDVRIDRNA from the exons ATGGAAGAGAGCATGAAGAAAGCTGCTGAGGTCCTGAACAAGCACAGCCTTGGTGGGAGACCCCTGAAAGTGAAAGAG GACCCCGACGGGGAGCACGCCAGGAGGGCCATGCAGAAGgtgatggcagcaggagggatgggcatcgggcccggccccggcatGATCAACATCCCCCCGAGCATCCTCAACAACCCCAACATCCCCAACGAGATCATCCACGCGCTGCAGGCCGGCCGCCTCGGCAGCACCGTCTTCGTGGCCAAC CTGGACTACAAGGTGGGCTGGAAGAAGCTGAAGGAGGTGTTCAGCATGGCGGGGGTGGTGGTGAGGGCCGACATCCTGGAGGACAAGGACGGCAAGAGCCGCGGCATCGGCACCGTCACCTTCGAGCAGGCCATCGAGGCCGTGCAGGCCATCT CGATGTTCAATGGGCAGCTGCTCTTTGACAGACCCATGCACGTCAAAATG GACGAACGAGCCTTTCCCAAAGGAGATTTCTTCCCTCCAGAGCGACCCCAACAACTCCCTC gaatgggaatggaagGCATGGGCTTTGGAATGAATAAGATGGGAG gaATGGAGGGTCCCTTCGGAGGCATGGAGAACATCGGCCGCTTCCCCGCCGGGATGAACATGGGCAGGATGAGCG AGATGGATCGGGCCATGGGAGGGGGATTTGagagggaatttggaagaaatgaGATGGGAATGTCCCGGAGTTTTGGAGAGACCTTGGAGAGGGGAATAG GTGGTGGCAACGCCAGCATCCCCGGCATGGAGAGGATGGCGCCGGGCATGGAGCGCATGGGCGCGGGCATCGAGCGGCTCCCGGCGGGCATGGGCCACGGCATGGAGCGGGTGGGCTCGGAGATAGACAGGATGGGGCTGGTGCTGGACCGCATGGGCTCCAACGTGGAGAGGATGGGCGCGGGCATGGAGCGCATGGCGCCGCCGCTGGGCATCGACCACCTGGCGCCGGGCCTGGAGCGCATGGGGCCGGGCATGGAGCGCATGGGCGCCGGCCTGGAGCGCAtgggctcggggctgggctTCGGCATGGAGCGCGTGGGCGCCGCCATGGAGCGCGTGGGCGGCGCCATGGACAGGATGGGCGTGGAGCGCGTGGGCGTGGAGAGGATGGGCATGGGCCTGGAGCGCATGGTGCCCGCGGGCATGGGCGCGGGCATGGGGCAGGTGATGGAGAGGATGCCCCCCGCGGGGCTGGAGCGCATCGGGGGCCCGCCCATGGACAGGCTGGGCATCGAGAGGATGGGAGCCGCCCCCATGGACAGGATGGGCCTGGAGCGCATCGGGGCCGCCAACATGGAGAGGATGGGGCCGCCCATGGGGCAGGGCATGGGGGCGGGCATGGAGCGCATGGGGCTGCCCATGGGCAGCAACTTCGAGCGGCCCATGGACATGGAGCGGGGCAACTTTGCAGGGAATTTTGCAGGGTCCCTGGGTGGAGCCGGCGGCCCTGCGCCCGGGGTGGCCCGGAAAGCCTGTCAGATATTTGTGAGAAAT ctgcctTTTGATTTTACATGGAAAATGCTGAAAGATAAATTCAATGAATGTG GCCACGTGCTGTACGCCGACATCAAGATGGAGAACGGCAAGTCCAAGGGCTGCGGCGTGGTGCGGTTCGAGTCGCCCGAGGTGGCGGAGCGCGCGTGCCGCATGATGAACGGGCTGCAGCTGCGCGGCCGCGAGATCGACGTGCGGATCGACCGCAACGCCTAa
- the HNRNPM gene encoding heterogeneous nuclear ribonucleoprotein M isoform X1, which produces MEESMKKAAEVLNKHSLGGRPLKVKEDPDGEHARRAMQKVMAAGGMGIGPGPGMINIPPSILNNPNIPNEIIHALQAGRLGSTVFVANLDYKVGWKKLKEVFSMAGVVVRADILEDKDGKSRGIGTVTFEQAIEAVQAISMFNGQLLFDRPMHVKMDERAFPKGDFFPPERPQQLPHGLGGIGMGLGPGGQPIDANHLNKGMGMGNMRPGGMGMEGMGFGMNKMGGMEGPFGGMENIGRFPAGMNMGRMSEMDRAMGGGFEREFGRNEMGMSRSFGETLERGIGGGNASIPGMERMAPGMERMGAGIERLPAGMGHGMERVGSEIDRMGLVLDRMGSNVERMGAGMERMAPPLGIDHLAPGLERMGPGMERMGAGLERMGSGLGFGMERVGAAMERVGGAMDRMGVERVGVERMGMGLERMVPAGMGAGMGQVMERMPPAGLERIGGPPMDRLGIERMGAAPMDRMGLERIGAANMERMGPPMGQGMGAGMERMGLPMGSNFERPMDMERGNFAGNFAGSLGGAGGPAPGVARKACQIFVRNLPFDFTWKMLKDKFNECGHVLYADIKMENGKSKGCGVVRFESPEVAERACRMMNGLQLRGREIDVRIDRNA; this is translated from the exons ATGGAAGAGAGCATGAAGAAAGCTGCTGAGGTCCTGAACAAGCACAGCCTTGGTGGGAGACCCCTGAAAGTGAAAGAG GACCCCGACGGGGAGCACGCCAGGAGGGCCATGCAGAAGgtgatggcagcaggagggatgggcatcgggcccggccccggcatGATCAACATCCCCCCGAGCATCCTCAACAACCCCAACATCCCCAACGAGATCATCCACGCGCTGCAGGCCGGCCGCCTCGGCAGCACCGTCTTCGTGGCCAAC CTGGACTACAAGGTGGGCTGGAAGAAGCTGAAGGAGGTGTTCAGCATGGCGGGGGTGGTGGTGAGGGCCGACATCCTGGAGGACAAGGACGGCAAGAGCCGCGGCATCGGCACCGTCACCTTCGAGCAGGCCATCGAGGCCGTGCAGGCCATCT CGATGTTCAATGGGCAGCTGCTCTTTGACAGACCCATGCACGTCAAAATG GACGAACGAGCCTTTCCCAAAGGAGATTTCTTCCCTCCAGAGCGACCCCAACAACTCCCTC atGGTCTTGGTGGTATTGGCATGGGATTAGGACCTGGAGGTCAACCTATTGATGCAAATCATTTAAACAAAGGCATGGGAATGGGCAACATGAGACCTGGAG gaatgggaatggaagGCATGGGCTTTGGAATGAATAAGATGGGAG gaATGGAGGGTCCCTTCGGAGGCATGGAGAACATCGGCCGCTTCCCCGCCGGGATGAACATGGGCAGGATGAGCG AGATGGATCGGGCCATGGGAGGGGGATTTGagagggaatttggaagaaatgaGATGGGAATGTCCCGGAGTTTTGGAGAGACCTTGGAGAGGGGAATAG GTGGTGGCAACGCCAGCATCCCCGGCATGGAGAGGATGGCGCCGGGCATGGAGCGCATGGGCGCGGGCATCGAGCGGCTCCCGGCGGGCATGGGCCACGGCATGGAGCGGGTGGGCTCGGAGATAGACAGGATGGGGCTGGTGCTGGACCGCATGGGCTCCAACGTGGAGAGGATGGGCGCGGGCATGGAGCGCATGGCGCCGCCGCTGGGCATCGACCACCTGGCGCCGGGCCTGGAGCGCATGGGGCCGGGCATGGAGCGCATGGGCGCCGGCCTGGAGCGCAtgggctcggggctgggctTCGGCATGGAGCGCGTGGGCGCCGCCATGGAGCGCGTGGGCGGCGCCATGGACAGGATGGGCGTGGAGCGCGTGGGCGTGGAGAGGATGGGCATGGGCCTGGAGCGCATGGTGCCCGCGGGCATGGGCGCGGGCATGGGGCAGGTGATGGAGAGGATGCCCCCCGCGGGGCTGGAGCGCATCGGGGGCCCGCCCATGGACAGGCTGGGCATCGAGAGGATGGGAGCCGCCCCCATGGACAGGATGGGCCTGGAGCGCATCGGGGCCGCCAACATGGAGAGGATGGGGCCGCCCATGGGGCAGGGCATGGGGGCGGGCATGGAGCGCATGGGGCTGCCCATGGGCAGCAACTTCGAGCGGCCCATGGACATGGAGCGGGGCAACTTTGCAGGGAATTTTGCAGGGTCCCTGGGTGGAGCCGGCGGCCCTGCGCCCGGGGTGGCCCGGAAAGCCTGTCAGATATTTGTGAGAAAT ctgcctTTTGATTTTACATGGAAAATGCTGAAAGATAAATTCAATGAATGTG GCCACGTGCTGTACGCCGACATCAAGATGGAGAACGGCAAGTCCAAGGGCTGCGGCGTGGTGCGGTTCGAGTCGCCCGAGGTGGCGGAGCGCGCGTGCCGCATGATGAACGGGCTGCAGCTGCGCGGCCGCGAGATCGACGTGCGGATCGACCGCAACGCCTAa